The sequence CCGCCTATAATATCGGTCTCTCGACCAAGCGAAAATGCCTTCGCCGGACGCTCACGATTTTGAGGCCGATGACATGACTCAGAAGACCCCCGTTTGGCCCGTCAGCCGCAGGCCGACCACTTAAGTTAACCTCGAAAGTAGTATGGTGCGAAGTTTCGTGCCATAGCTCGAGCCGCTATGCAGCTCATTCAAATGTTCTGCCGTATTGGTGTCACAGCAGCAAGGCTAGTCCGATCCTGCCCGTACAGTTTCGGCGGCTAGCGAACCTTTCGGAAGCGCCCGCAGCAATTCCGCTTCCGGCTTCGCTAGGTCAAGCCATGCAAGCCACTCTTGCGGTTGAAGCACGACGATTTGGCGATCGTGGTACGGCTTTACATCGGGACCCGGCGCCGTTGTCAGCATCGTGAAGGCAGGCGGTTGGTTCCCGTGACCGTCTCTCCAAATTCCTGCGATGGCCATGAAAGGAGCGTCGTTCAGCGTGAACCTGTGTTTCGCCTTGGGGTATTTCTTTCCGCTGAACTCAAAAAACGCACTCGCTGGAATGAGACAGCGGTGGCTATCGCTAAAATGTCTTCCTTCCGATCGAAAGTTGAAAACCGGGCCAGCCTTGCGGGTCGGTGGAAACCCGAACTTCATCGGCGCCAGCTCTACGATGTTGTCGCCAGCAGCTCGCATCACCGGTGCCGTGTCGCCGATCTTGATATTATCAGCCTGCGGCATATCCAGTTCGGTCTGGCGTGTGGGGATGCCGAGCGCGAGGTCCTGCATCATCTTGCAGTATTCGGCGTAGCGAATGTGTTGCTCATAATCGTTGC is a genomic window of Rhizobium favelukesii containing:
- a CDS encoding SOS response-associated peptidase, whose amino-acid sequence is MCNDYEQHIRYAEYCKMMQDLALGIPTRQTELDMPQADNIKIGDTAPVMRAAGDNIVELAPMKFGFPPTRKAGPVFNFRSEGRHFSDSHRCLIPASAFFEFSGKKYPKAKHRFTLNDAPFMAIAGIWRDGHGNQPPAFTMLTTAPGPDVKPYHDRQIVVLQPQEWLAWLDLAKPEAELLRALPKGSLAAETVRAGSD